A region of Moorena producens PAL-8-15-08-1 DNA encodes the following proteins:
- a CDS encoding HD domain-containing protein, with protein MTITGYTRMDTLTKEQWDFTNQCFDELVNSLTDRIIKTLLDLRGHKMGSQVDRLEHCLQTATRAFRDGADEEMVVCALLHDIGDDLAPYNHGQVAAAILRPYVSPENAWMIEHHEVFQGYYFQHFIGGDRDERNKFKGHPAFEQTIIFCDRWDQLSFDPNYDTMSLSDFRPMLESVLSHKPMIYQQKDPIK; from the coding sequence ATGACTATCACGGGTTATACAAGAATGGATACCCTGACTAAGGAACAGTGGGATTTTACGAATCAATGTTTTGATGAACTTGTAAACAGTCTAACAGACCGAATTATTAAAACATTGCTAGACTTGCGCGGTCATAAGATGGGAAGTCAAGTAGACCGCTTAGAACATTGCTTACAAACAGCCACTCGGGCATTCCGGGATGGTGCTGATGAAGAAATGGTTGTTTGTGCCCTGCTACACGATATTGGTGATGACCTCGCGCCCTACAATCACGGTCAAGTGGCCGCCGCTATTTTACGGCCTTATGTGTCTCCGGAAAATGCCTGGATGATAGAACATCACGAAGTGTTTCAAGGCTATTACTTTCAGCACTTTATTGGTGGGGATCGCGATGAGCGCAACAAGTTCAAAGGTCATCCGGCTTTTGAGCAAACCATTATTTTCTGCGATCGCTGGGATCAATTATCTTTTGACCCTAATTATGACACCATGTCTCTGTCTGATTTCCGACCGATGCTCGAGTCGGTTTTGAGTCACAAACCCATGATTTACCAGCAAAAAGACCCAATCAAGTGA
- a CDS encoding class I SAM-dependent DNA methyltransferase, which translates to MSKKTDTVHWVYSSKNNQELAERYDVWAKEYEQDLLPENYTGPEPAIEVLVKYLSKEAKILDAGAGTGLVGQLLHQRGYGNLEAMDISAGMLEEARKKNVYIALHQGILGEPLALATDTFDGIISVGTFTLGHAPSSGFDELIRITKPGGYIIFTIRPDYYQNSDFKEKLPALEAAGKWKLVEKGEPFLNLPEAEPDIYLQVWAYKVS; encoded by the coding sequence ATGAGTAAAAAAACAGATACGGTACATTGGGTCTACAGTTCTAAAAACAATCAAGAATTAGCCGAAAGGTATGATGTATGGGCTAAGGAGTACGAGCAAGATTTGCTGCCCGAGAACTATACCGGACCAGAACCAGCTATCGAGGTTTTGGTCAAGTATCTCTCTAAAGAAGCCAAAATTTTAGATGCTGGGGCGGGAACTGGGCTAGTCGGGCAACTTTTGCATCAGCGCGGATATGGCAATCTAGAGGCAATGGATATTTCAGCAGGGATGCTGGAAGAAGCGAGAAAAAAGAACGTTTACATCGCACTTCACCAAGGAATATTGGGCGAACCTTTAGCGTTGGCAACGGACACCTTTGATGGTATAATTAGCGTCGGAACCTTCACATTAGGCCATGCTCCCAGCAGTGGTTTTGATGAACTAATTCGTATTACTAAGCCAGGGGGATATATCATTTTTACTATTCGTCCCGATTATTACCAGAATAGTGATTTTAAAGAAAAGCTGCCAGCTCTAGAAGCTGCTGGTAAGTGGAAGTTAGTTGAAAAAGGAGAGCCATTTCTAAACCTACCGGAAGCTGAACCAGATATTTATTTACAAGTCTGGGCCTATAAAGTTTCCTAG
- a CDS encoding TauD/TfdA family dioxygenase, with amino-acid sequence MLKLQKELIQSDRFLTLAGKRFHYIWLYDHCLCPRCYHPSSFQKINDLSDRLELPKPKSVQFQDQKLIIDWDEDPPHRSIFPLSWLLSRAYDPKPEPRLSPREKQLWDKAWLDANPPEWCEYGNGSFECWINQLSTLGFTLLRKMPWEKLETFVSSIGPIYYLAQYGRYSTVKAIPNGQDLSLSAAGNALSPHTDITFLPTPPIVQLLYCVENEASGGESTVVDGFRVAQDFRQDYPHYFEILARTPVTFWQLYQDWDYYVSQTKPIIKLNDTEEVTNIFFSHKNLELDLPFEQMESFYEAYYGFFRYLKNPAYEYCFRMQAGDCLLVQNWRIMHGRKAFDASSGARHLETAYMDWNYFAGRQDFHQVQSFYR; translated from the coding sequence ATGCTTAAATTACAGAAAGAGTTAATTCAAAGCGATCGCTTTCTAACTCTTGCTGGGAAGCGGTTTCATTACATCTGGTTATATGACCATTGTTTGTGTCCTCGGTGTTATCATCCCAGTTCGTTTCAAAAAATTAACGATCTCAGCGATCGCTTAGAACTGCCAAAACCCAAATCCGTGCAGTTCCAAGATCAAAAACTCATCATTGACTGGGATGAAGACCCTCCCCACCGCAGTATTTTTCCCCTATCTTGGCTCCTGAGTCGTGCCTACGACCCCAAACCGGAACCTAGGTTATCTCCTAGGGAAAAGCAACTTTGGGACAAAGCTTGGTTAGATGCCAATCCACCAGAGTGGTGTGAATATGGTAATGGTTCTTTTGAATGCTGGATCAATCAACTTTCTACCCTAGGGTTTACCCTATTGCGGAAAATGCCTTGGGAGAAGTTAGAGACTTTCGTCTCTTCCATTGGACCAATTTACTATCTAGCTCAATACGGACGCTACTCCACAGTTAAGGCGATCCCAAATGGTCAAGACTTGTCTCTCTCAGCAGCGGGTAATGCCTTATCACCCCATACGGATATCACCTTCCTCCCTACCCCACCCATTGTCCAACTGCTCTATTGTGTAGAAAATGAAGCTTCTGGGGGTGAGTCCACCGTAGTAGACGGGTTTCGTGTGGCTCAGGATTTTCGTCAAGATTATCCCCACTACTTTGAAATTTTGGCTCGAACCCCTGTCACCTTTTGGCAACTGTACCAGGACTGGGATTATTATGTTTCCCAGACAAAACCGATTATCAAACTAAACGACACTGAGGAAGTAACTAACATATTCTTCAGCCACAAAAATTTGGAATTAGATTTACCATTCGAGCAGATGGAAAGCTTTTATGAAGCTTACTATGGGTTCTTTCGCTACCTAAAAAATCCGGCTTACGAATACTGTTTTCGGATGCAAGCTGGAGACTGCCTGTTAGTGCAGAATTGGAGAATTATGCATGGACGCAAAGCTTTTGACGCCAGTTCTGGAGCTAGACACCTGGAAACAGCATATATGGATTGGAACTACTTTGCGGGACGACAGGATTTCCACCAGGTTCAGTCTTTTTACAGATAA
- a CDS encoding CmcI family methyltransferase — translation MSKAQDILSYQNLRQEQPHKKELSRVDRFASIEIRQDRGDIPTAVWATLIKSSYKQHWKDLHIQKSAMEMVIYPMLMYELRPKTIIEIGAFNGGSAVWLADNLQLFGIEGQIYSVDIDLSFLDEKAKKDDRIHFLEGDSNKIDEVFPAEMLSGLPHPWLVIEDAHVNLVGILEYFHHKGLQTGDYLIVEDTNLYCWKDWNESFNDEDNGDAKQEKINCVKDFLLKYKDDYRIDTYYQDLFGYNGSKCWNSILKIV, via the coding sequence ATGTCAAAAGCACAGGATATATTGAGCTATCAAAACTTAAGGCAAGAACAACCTCATAAAAAAGAGTTATCTAGGGTGGATCGGTTTGCGAGTATTGAGATTCGCCAAGATCGCGGCGATATTCCCACAGCAGTTTGGGCAACTCTCATCAAAAGCAGCTACAAACAGCATTGGAAAGATTTACATATTCAGAAAAGCGCCATGGAAATGGTTATTTATCCGATGCTAATGTACGAACTACGGCCAAAAACAATTATTGAAATTGGTGCATTTAATGGGGGAAGTGCAGTTTGGCTAGCAGACAATTTGCAATTGTTTGGGATTGAAGGTCAGATCTACTCGGTTGATATCGATTTATCTTTCTTAGACGAAAAAGCTAAAAAAGACGATCGCATTCACTTTTTAGAAGGAGATTCCAACAAAATTGATGAGGTATTTCCTGCCGAGATGCTTTCTGGACTACCCCACCCTTGGTTGGTCATAGAAGATGCTCATGTTAATCTAGTTGGAATTCTTGAATATTTTCATCACAAAGGTTTACAGACAGGAGATTACTTGATCGTTGAGGATACTAACTTATACTGCTGGAAAGATTGGAATGAAAGTTTTAACGATGAAGATAATGGAGACGCAAAACAAGAAAAAATAAATTGTGTTAAAGATTTTTTGCTAAAGTATAAAGACGATTATCGTATCGATACTTACTATCAAGATTTATTTGGTTACAACGGTTCAAAGTGCTGGAATTCAATTCTTAAAATAGTGTAA
- a CDS encoding SDR family NAD(P)-dependent oxidoreductase — MNKEKFLQSRVAIVTGGTSGIGKAVALALAEVGANVAIGSRSAEKSSCQTEIEAKGVKALAMTLDVSSTDSVETFCNNVLKTFGKVDILVNAAGITYLHKICEHPDQDWYRVIDVNLNGIYRTIKFCLPGMIERKWGRIINIASTAASVGNPNVPAYCASKAAVVGLTRCVALEGAPHGVSCNAISPGWVETELGKNCMREFAESEGRSFAEYFEDVKQSYPQKRIIQPKEIGELAAFLCRDEAVGMTMQELTVSAGSLW, encoded by the coding sequence GTGAATAAAGAAAAATTTTTACAAAGTCGCGTAGCAATAGTAACTGGTGGGACATCTGGTATCGGTAAAGCCGTCGCTCTTGCTTTAGCAGAAGTTGGGGCTAACGTTGCCATTGGCTCCCGCTCTGCTGAGAAAAGTTCTTGCCAAACAGAAATTGAGGCAAAGGGGGTTAAGGCTTTAGCAATGACCCTAGATGTCTCTTCTACTGATTCAGTTGAGACTTTTTGCAATAATGTACTCAAAACTTTTGGTAAAGTCGATATCCTGGTTAATGCTGCTGGAATAACCTACCTGCATAAAATCTGCGAGCATCCTGATCAAGACTGGTATCGTGTTATTGATGTTAATCTCAATGGTATTTATCGTACTATCAAGTTTTGTTTGCCAGGAATGATCGAACGCAAGTGGGGTCGCATTATCAACATTGCTTCTACTGCTGCCTCAGTTGGTAATCCTAATGTTCCTGCCTATTGTGCTTCTAAAGCAGCAGTGGTTGGGCTAACTCGTTGTGTGGCTTTAGAAGGAGCGCCTCATGGGGTATCCTGCAATGCTATTAGTCCGGGTTGGGTAGAAACGGAGCTTGGCAAAAATTGTATGAGAGAGTTTGCTGAATCTGAAGGTCGAAGTTTTGCGGAATATTTTGAAGACGTTAAGCAGAGCTACCCCCAGAAAAGGATAATACAGCCTAAAGAAATTGGCGAACTAGCTGCTTTTCTCTGCCGCGATGAGGCAGTGGGTATGACAATGCAGGAGCTAACTGTATCTGCGGGGTCTCTATGGTAA
- a CDS encoding sulfotransferase family protein has protein sequence MTKKTIETSKNKGQIVVLWTAPRSVSTAFEKTFSQRPDTAIIDEPFLDVYYFSKWRCSNRFGDYDRRQDYQPTQVLEEIKSKTEAAPLVFMKEMAYQGLPYIDQDFIASAINTFIVRHPQEVMASWYRVNESPTKEEFGFDALKQMWQIVTEQLEQKPILVEANSFRRHPQKVLSEYCQRIGVKFYPQMLSWNEDKWRECQPDEMESRAKWYKTLDGSSGIVPPTKEKVEIRPEDVGMVEGAQKVYEELSDFAII, from the coding sequence ATGACCAAAAAAACTATCGAAACCTCAAAAAATAAAGGCCAAATAGTTGTATTATGGACTGCCCCAAGATCTGTATCGACCGCTTTTGAGAAAACTTTTTCCCAACGCCCAGATACGGCAATCATTGATGAACCATTCCTTGATGTTTATTACTTTAGCAAATGGCGGTGTTCCAATCGCTTTGGCGATTACGATCGGCGGCAAGATTACCAACCTACTCAAGTCCTTGAGGAAATAAAATCAAAGACGGAGGCAGCTCCTCTAGTTTTTATGAAAGAGATGGCTTACCAAGGACTGCCATACATAGATCAGGATTTTATCGCTTCTGCGATCAATACTTTTATTGTGCGTCATCCTCAGGAGGTAATGGCTTCCTGGTATCGGGTAAATGAGTCTCCTACAAAAGAGGAGTTTGGTTTTGATGCCTTGAAACAAATGTGGCAAATAGTAACTGAGCAATTAGAACAGAAACCAATCCTTGTTGAAGCTAATTCCTTCCGTCGTCATCCCCAAAAAGTTTTGAGCGAGTATTGCCAACGCATAGGAGTTAAGTTTTACCCCCAAATGTTGAGTTGGAATGAGGATAAATGGAGGGAATGTCAGCCTGATGAAATGGAGAGTCGAGCTAAATGGTATAAAACTTTAGACGGTAGCAGTGGGATTGTGCCACCAACTAAAGAAAAAGTGGAAATTCGTCCTGAAGATGTCGGCATGGTTGAGGGAGCCCAGAAAGTTTATGAAGAGCTTTCTGATTTCGCAATTATTTGA
- a CDS encoding class I SAM-dependent DNA methyltransferase, with product MSKKTDTVHWVYSSQNNQELAERYDVWAKEYEQDLLPENYTGPEPAIEVLVKYLSKEAKILDAGAGTGLVGQLLHQRGYGNLEAMDISAGMLEEARKKNVYIALHQGILGESLALATDTFDGIVSVGTFTLGHAPSSGFDELIRITKPGGYIIFTIRPDYYQNSDFKEKLPALEAAGKWTLVEKGEPFANLPEAEPDIYLQVWAYKVC from the coding sequence ATGAGTAAAAAAACAGATACGGTACATTGGGTCTACAGTTCTCAAAACAATCAAGAATTAGCCGAAAGGTATGATGTATGGGCTAAGGAGTACGAGCAAGATTTGCTGCCCGAGAACTATACCGGACCAGAACCAGCTATCGAGGTTTTGGTCAAGTATCTCTCTAAAGAAGCGAAAATTTTAGATGCTGGGGCGGGAACTGGGCTAGTAGGGCAACTTTTGCATCAGCGCGGATATGGCAATCTAGAGGCAATGGATATTTCAGCAGGGATGCTGGAAGAAGCGAGAAAAAAGAACGTTTACATCGCACTTCACCAAGGAATATTGGGCGAATCTTTAGCGTTGGCAACGGACACCTTTGATGGGATTGTTAGCGTCGGAACTTTCACATTAGGCCATGCTCCCAGCAGTGGTTTTGATGAACTAATTCGTATAACCAAGCCAGGGGGATATATTATTTTTACTATTCGTCCCGATTATTACCAGAATAGTGATTTTAAAGAAAAGCTGCCAGCTCTAGAAGCTGCTGGTAAATGGACGTTAGTTGAAAAAGGAGAGCCATTTGCCAACCTACCGGAAGCTGAACCAGATATTTATTTACAAGTCTGGGCCTATAAAGTTTGCTAG